One Plasmodium vivax chromosome 13, whole genome shotgun sequence genomic region harbors:
- a CDS encoding hypothetical protein, conserved (encoded by transcript PVX_084170A), producing the protein MIRKTYKNFNEPRDSDKTLNLCFLVHPSYYTVLELEEEDLINNEIRHNFLQLARKINLYDKTEPKKNYKKTDNLARELSYIKSWELLKHTYKFKMPILFQNLQKFNLHNHEVINYFSINYYARKRNLVRNKTMATVHKDRCFIIDTDMVYSMTPEYIAKNIGHSLIPVEKKQFRRRPRVRRERALPLSERKKRRYNENVLVRKDSGEEEVEEVAEVEEVAEVDEVAEVDEMGEVAEVDEMGKVGIATHVGEVPSAPTPTNKGDSDKVLIYLDPFCGAGGNSLSMSHVFTISSDIELARVKECQHNCKFYNNNVDFIVCDFFNIVNLFRENTIDVVFLSIPWGGPSYKKKKNFKLNSPGRKLTVYSCLRESLKLTKNVIFYLPRNVRMADLYGLFWYYQKLANGKNKVKNQSISNELFIELYANRVRCLVDEQQDNSLQNFHYFFNKQADMPSNEFDIGKQGNLFSVNIDKCNQFLTLPKAQRRKKKKKRTVGHVEDIYRISVGGERSEAKAEAKREGGTKGGGTKGGGTKGGGGTEGEGGTKIEVQTGAPIEEGATVEVQTGAPIEEGTEVHAQTGAPTEEGTAAHAHRGRKKKRASLWKWHNTCMVVYLGKITKVLKKNKTINYNSIYYLHKELSKCTMEKVKNKGETNFSLYRHLCNKKKNVLHNITRKVEKREICVNKNERTYNILINHRNVSFLNYFIDKKLNELMSNILGLFFKNVKNIMGYEKVSFLNKVFINLDNSMFNALTRRLTMGHNVKKYETYIYSDMLGKSCGLYVITDYFNMILSEIKKVVIILFGIYLHDISFMKYFFKFYKAKVPIKKLRNKKNFKNIHYTIVRLLFKFVLYIDLFKNVLSNNIKLEEFFNKNVVSTGLANLLEHLDIANNDYNFIRHKSKKDFSFSFKNLIKNFITLSVNMEMNGKLILTEEITNLYFRFLFNVYDPNVLLYELQSSLYEEQGEDEDQVKCYQWHLCLSTVNFLTKQFFYNMNIMSFLDYFNSLIYFYFNQMYVLSKCHRNYSNLFVARLNSFLYDSFCVKIL; encoded by the coding sequence ATGATTCGAAAGACGTACAAAAATTTCAACGAGCCCCGAGACAGCGACAAGACGTTGAACCTGTGCTTCCTGGTTCACCCGAGCTACTACACAGTGCTGGAgttggaggaagaagatttAATAAACAATGAAATACGGCACAACTTCCTGCAGCTCgcaagaaaaattaatttatatgacAAAACAGAGccaaagaaaaattacaaaaaaacagATAACCTAGCCAGAGAGCTAAGTTATATCAAAAGCTGGGAATTACTAAAGCACACGTATAAATTTAAGATGcccattttatttcaaaatttacAGAAATTTAATTTGCACAATCATGAGGtgattaattatttttccataaatTACTACGCGAGGAAAAGAAACCTAGTGAGGAATAAAACAATGGCAACGGTACATAAGGACAGGTGCTTTATCATCGACACGGATATGGTGTACTCCATGACCCCAGAGTATATTGCCAAGAATATCGGGCATAGCTTAATTCCGGTGGAGAAGAAACAATTTAGGAGGAGGCCAAGGGTTAGAAGGGAGCGAGCGCTGCCTTTGAgtgagaggaagaagaggcgTTACAATGAAAATGTGTTGGTGCGGAAGGACAgcggagaggaagaagtggaggaagtggcagaagtggaggaagtggcAGAAGTGGACGAAGTGGCAGAAGTGGACGAAATGGGCGAAGTGGCAGAAGTGGACGAAATGGGCAAAGTTGGCATAGCGACACACGTAGGCGAGGTACCGAGCGCGCCCACTCCAACGAACAAGGGGGACTCAGACAAAGTGCTAATTTACCTGGACCCCTTTTGCGGGGCGGGCGGAAATAGCCTAAGCATGTCCCACGTTTTCACCATCTCGTCAGACATAGAACTGGCCAGAGTAAAGGAATGCCAACATAattgcaaattttataataacaacGTAGATTTTATTGTgtgcgatttttttaatatagtaAATTTATTTAGGGAAAATACAATCGACGTAGTTTTTTTGAGTATTCCCTGGGGAGGACCATcatacaaaaagaaaaaaaatttcaagtTAAACAGCCCAGGGAGGAAGTTAACTGTATATTCCTGTTTGAGGGAGTCCTTGaagttaacaaaaaatgtaattttttatttgcctcgAAATGTGCGTATGGCTGATTTGTATGGCTTATTTTGGTACTACCAGAAATTGGCCAATGGAAagaataaagtaaaaaaccAAAGCATTTCGAATGAACTTTTCATCGAGCTGTATGCCAACAGAGTGAGGTGCCTAGTGGACGAACAGCAAGACAATTCTCTGCAGAattttcactatttttttaacaagcAGGCAGACATGCCGAGCAACGAGTTTGACATTGGGAAGCAGGGGAATCTGTTCAGCGTCAACATAGACAAGTGCAACCAGTTTTTGACTCTGCCCAAGGcgcaaaggaggaagaagaagaagaagaggaccGTTGGGCATGTGGAGGATATTTACAGGATTagcgtggggggggagagaagtgAGGCCAAGGCGGAGGCGAAACGGGAGGGaggcacaaaagggggtggcacaaaagggggaggcacaaaaggaggaggtggtacagaaggagaaggaggcaCAAAAATCGAAGTCCAAACGGGTGCCCCAATCGAAGAAGGCGCAACAGTCGAAGTCCAAACGGGTGCCCCAATCGAAGAAGGCACAGAAGTCCACGCCCAAACGGGTGCCCCAACCGAAGAAGGCACAGCAGCCCACGCCCATCGTggcaggaagaagaagcgcgCGTCGCTGTGGAAGTGGCACAACACGTGCATGGTCGTATACCTGGGGAAAATAACCAAagtgctaaaaaaaaacaaaacgatcAACTACAACAGCATATACTACCTGCACAAGGAGTTATCCAAATGTACCAtggaaaaggtgaaaaataaaggcgAGACGAATTTTTCCCTGTACAGGcatttatgtaataaaaaaaaaaacgtcctTCACAATATCACGAGGAAAGTTGAAAAGAGGGAAATTTGtgtgaataaaaatgaaaggacgtataacattttaattaaccaCAGAAATGTCTCCTTCCTAAATTACTttattgataaaaaattaaacgaacTGATGAGCAACATccttggccttttttttaaaaatgtaaaaaatattatgggCTATGAAAAAGTcagctttttaaataaagttTTTATTAACTTGGACAATTCCATGTTTAACGCTTTGACGAGAAGATTGACCATGGGAcataacgtaaaaaaatacgaaacgTATATTTATTCGGACATGTTGGGTAAAAGTTGCGGGCTATACGTCATAACAGATTACTTTAACATGATTTTGagtgaaattaaaaaagtggtGATCATTCTGTTTGGCATATATCTGCACGATATCagttttatgaaatatttttttaaattttacaaagCAAAAGtgccaataaaaaaattgagaaataaaaaaaattttaaaaacatccACTATACCATTGTTCGACTGCTGTTCAAATTTGTCCTCTACATtgatttgtttaaaaatgtgttaagcAATAATATCAAGTTGGAGGAATTTTTCAACAAAAATGTTGTGAGCACCGGGCTGGCGAATTTATTGGAACATTTGGACATTGCAAACAATGACTATAACTTTATTAGgcataaaagtaaaaaggacttttccttttcttttaaaaatttaatcaaaaattttattacccTCTCCGTTAACATGGAGATGAATGGAAAGTTGATACTCACGGAGGAGATTACCAATTTGTATTTTCGATTTTTGTTCAACGTGTATGATCCGAATGTTCTCCTATACGAACTGCAGAGTAGCCTTTACGAAGAGCaaggggaagacgaagaCCAGGTGAAGTGCTACCAGTGGCATTTGTGCCTTTCCACGGTGAACTTCCTCACCAAGCagtttttttacaacatgaACATAATGTCCTTCCTGGATTATTTCAATTCGCTGATTTATTTCTACTTCAACCAGATGTATGTTTTGTCCAAGTGCCACCGGAATTATTCAAATTTGTTTGTGGCCCGTTTGAATAGTTTCCTCTACGACAGTTTTTGCGTCAAAATTTTGTAG
- a CDS encoding cyclophilin, putative (encoded by transcript PVX_084165A), with amino-acid sequence MKIPNPRVYLDVAIGGRNAGRLIFELFMDKLPITCENFRCLCTGETGLGYYLKPRWYKNSPIHRIVTDFMFQGGDFNFGNGFGGESIYGQYFRNEKFIYRHSKRGVLSMCQTRIKHTNNSQFFVTFKSCPWLDKKHVVFGHLEYGFDTLSFIEEQSTLIGKPKKQVYIYNCGVIPLDRIKPKSQATSDDDYVIPDVEMPLLERDIHFNENADFSELKNMYKYSKRV; translated from the exons ATGAAAATACCGAACCCCCGCGTTTATTTGGATGTCGCCATAGGGGGGAGGAACGCTGGGAGGCTGATATTTGAG CTGTTCATGGATAAGTTACCAATCACGTGTGAAAATTTTCGCTGCCTCTGCACAG GTGAGACAGGCCTGGGCTACTACCTGAAACCGCGCTGGTACAAGAACTCCCCCATTCATAGAATTGTCACAGATTTT aTGTTCCAAGGAGGGGACTTCAATTTTGGGAACGGCTTTGGCGGGGAGTCCATATATGGACAGTACTTCCGAAACGAAAAGTTCATCTACCGGCATTCGAAAAGAG GCGTGCTGTCCATGTGCCAGACGAGGATCAAACACACAAATAACtcccaattttttgtaaccTTTAAAAGTTGCCCATGGCTGGATAAGAAGCAT GTGGTCTTTGGGCACCTGGAATACGGATTTGACACCCTGTCGTTTATTGAGGAGCAGTCGACCCTAATTGGGAAGCCGAAGAAGCAAGTCTACATTTACAACTG CGGGGTGATACCACTGGATCGAATCAAACCCAAGTCGCAGGCGACGTCCGACGATGATTATGTCATACCG GATGTGGAAATGCCGCTGTTGGAGCGGGACATCCATTTTAACGAAAATGCGGACTTCAGCGAgttgaaaaatatgtacaagTATAGCAAGCGCGTTtga